A window of Chitinophagales bacterium contains these coding sequences:
- a CDS encoding TIGR00730 family Rossman fold protein translates to MKQLPRLIPPKSHVFLDGPKSRGYELSFAFRVFRQFIRGFRTLHFAGPCVTVFGSARFKEDHPYYFAAREVGRLVAESGMTTMTGGGPGIMEAANRGAFEAGGTSIGCNIQLPFEQHINPYVHKSITFEHFFVRKVLLTKYSYGFIIMPGGFGTMDELFETVTLVQTRTISAFPIVLLGKEYYKELWDMIEHMAENGTISREDLSLVLLTDDPAEAVNHVLHYIRTNYTVKPRKRLWWLLEKR, encoded by the coding sequence ATGAAACAGCTTCCCCGCCTCATTCCTCCCAAATCTCATGTTTTTCTCGATGGACCCAAAAGCCGTGGGTATGAATTATCCTTTGCCTTTCGGGTGTTTCGGCAGTTCATCCGCGGATTTCGAACCCTCCATTTTGCCGGGCCCTGTGTCACTGTTTTTGGCTCAGCAAGGTTCAAGGAAGACCATCCATATTATTTTGCTGCCCGGGAGGTAGGACGCCTGGTGGCAGAATCGGGAATGACCACCATGACCGGCGGTGGCCCCGGCATTATGGAGGCGGCCAACCGGGGTGCATTTGAAGCAGGGGGAACCTCCATTGGCTGTAATATTCAATTGCCTTTTGAACAACATATAAACCCCTACGTACACAAGTCCATCACCTTTGAGCATTTCTTTGTCCGCAAAGTATTGCTTACCAAATACTCCTACGGGTTTATCATTATGCCTGGTGGTTTTGGTACCATGGATGAATTATTTGAAACAGTTACGCTGGTGCAAACCCGTACCATCAGCGCTTTTCCCATAGTATTACTTGGGAAAGAGTATTATAAAGAACTATGGGATATGATCGAACATATGGCTGAGAACGGCACTATCTCCCGGGAAGACCTGTCACTGGTTCTCCTGACCGATGACCCGGCAGAAGCCGTAAATCATGTACTGCATTATATTCGGACAAACTACACCGTGAAGCCCCGCAAACGTTTGTGGTGGTTATTGGAAAAGAGATAA
- the xth gene encoding exodeoxyribonuclease III, producing MRIISYNVNGIRAAVKKGFIDWLKTDPADIICIQETKATKEDVDHQLFTSLGYHDYWFSAQKKGYSGVAVFSKIKPDKVETGNGHSASDDEGRVIQLDFGDIRLINAYFPSGTSGDERQGFKYTWLDEFQVYLNKLKKKHPKLILCGDYNIAHQEIDIHDPKGNKKSSGFLPEEREWMTKFYESGWVDSFRVFHPEPHRYSWWSQRFPSVRLNNKGWRIDYINVTEPLRNQLKDAEIFPDVKHSDHCPVYLELKK from the coding sequence ATGCGTATCATTTCTTATAACGTAAACGGCATTCGGGCCGCGGTAAAAAAAGGATTCATTGATTGGTTAAAGACCGATCCGGCAGATATTATCTGTATCCAGGAGACAAAAGCCACCAAGGAAGATGTGGACCATCAATTGTTCACGAGCCTCGGCTATCATGATTACTGGTTTTCCGCACAGAAAAAAGGATATAGCGGAGTAGCCGTTTTTTCCAAAATAAAACCTGACAAAGTAGAAACCGGAAACGGACATAGTGCCAGCGATGATGAAGGTCGGGTGATTCAATTAGACTTTGGTGATATCCGTCTTATCAATGCCTATTTTCCCTCTGGTACAAGTGGTGATGAAAGACAGGGATTTAAATATACCTGGCTGGATGAGTTTCAGGTTTACCTGAATAAATTAAAAAAGAAACACCCCAAGCTTATTCTCTGTGGTGATTATAATATCGCCCATCAGGAAATCGATATCCATGACCCCAAAGGGAATAAGAAATCGAGCGGGTTTCTGCCCGAAGAGCGGGAATGGATGACCAAATTCTATGAAAGCGGATGGGTAGACAGTTTCCGTGTCTTTCATCCCGAGCCACATCGGTATAGTTGGTGGAGCCAGCGCTTTCCCAGTGTGCGGTTGAATAACAAAGGCTGGCGGATCGATTATATCAATGTCACCGAGCCTCTCCGTAACCAATTAAAGGATGCGGAGATTTTTCCGGATGTAAAGCACAGTGATCATTGTCCCGTTTATTTGGAGTTGAAGAAATAA
- a CDS encoding glycoside hydrolase family 97 protein — protein sequence MKKFLSLLTAWLVITPVLFAADIESIASPNGNMVFRLISNPGDKLAYAVDYKGMSVVKPSSIGFTFNVPAILLDKFSVTSINKRTIDESWDPVWGEVKTIRNHCNEIALKLKTTNDIVVIFIARVFDEGVGFRFEFPDQPNLKHFVIGEEMTQIALTGDHTAWWIPGDYDTNEYWYNQTKLSEIDAAGGKLSAEIHAKTFFDRNAVQTPLMMKTAEGLYINIHEAALVNYPALNLVLDKSNFTFHSHLVPDAVGNKAYLQTPTQTPWRTILISDKAADLLSSKMILNLNEPSKVPNTSFIKPQKFVGVWWEMHVGVSSWDYSGGQVGSQQATKVPHGANTANVKRYIDFAAKNNIQSVLVEGWNTGWEDWFGQWKEDVFDFVTPYPDFDIAELSNYAKSKGVKIIMHHETSASVTNYERWMDTAYRLMKQFNYDAVKTGYVGRIIPRGEHHDGQWMVKHFERVAAKTAQYGIMVDMHESVRLTGLHRTYPNWVASEAARGNEFNAWSVGNPPDHETILPFTRLIGGPMDYTPGIFKIKMSHYNPDKKEQVHTTLAKQLALYVTMYSPLQMAADLPENYEARPDAFQFIKDVAVDWDDTRILEAEPGEYLTIARKGKNSSAWFIGAITDEKPRDVSVKLDFLTEGTKYLATIYRDASDAHWQNNPEAYAIDKMIVDSKSGMWVKLAAGGGAAISLAPATPEQIKEFGTKKKKKK from the coding sequence ATGAAAAAGTTTCTTTCCCTGTTGACCGCCTGGCTGGTCATAACTCCTGTATTGTTTGCCGCTGATATTGAATCCATCGCTTCCCCCAACGGGAATATGGTCTTTCGCCTGATATCTAATCCGGGTGATAAATTGGCTTATGCTGTCGATTACAAAGGCATGAGCGTGGTTAAACCTTCTTCGATCGGTTTTACATTTAATGTGCCCGCCATACTGCTTGATAAATTCAGCGTCACTTCTATAAACAAACGCACCATCGATGAAAGCTGGGATCCGGTATGGGGTGAAGTAAAAACGATCCGTAATCATTGTAATGAGATTGCCCTCAAACTGAAAACCACCAACGATATTGTTGTGATATTCATAGCCCGTGTTTTTGATGAAGGAGTAGGTTTTCGTTTTGAATTTCCTGATCAGCCTAATCTCAAACATTTTGTCATTGGTGAAGAAATGACCCAGATCGCCCTCACCGGCGATCATACCGCATGGTGGATACCGGGCGATTATGACACCAATGAATACTGGTACAACCAGACCAAATTAAGTGAGATCGATGCGGCCGGAGGAAAATTGAGTGCCGAGATCCATGCTAAAACCTTTTTTGATCGGAATGCGGTTCAAACACCGCTGATGATGAAAACAGCGGAAGGCTTGTACATCAATATTCATGAGGCGGCCCTGGTAAACTATCCGGCCCTGAACCTGGTACTGGACAAAAGCAATTTTACCTTTCATTCACACCTGGTGCCTGACGCTGTTGGAAACAAAGCCTACTTGCAAACGCCAACCCAAACACCCTGGCGTACCATCCTTATCAGCGATAAAGCGGCTGACCTCTTATCGTCTAAAATGATCCTTAACCTGAATGAGCCTTCTAAAGTTCCGAATACTTCATTCATCAAACCTCAAAAATTTGTTGGCGTATGGTGGGAAATGCATGTGGGAGTGAGTAGCTGGGATTATAGCGGCGGACAGGTAGGCAGCCAGCAAGCGACCAAGGTGCCCCATGGTGCCAATACAGCCAATGTAAAAAGGTATATCGACTTTGCTGCCAAAAATAATATCCAGTCTGTACTGGTAGAAGGATGGAACACCGGCTGGGAAGATTGGTTTGGGCAATGGAAAGAAGATGTATTTGACTTTGTGACCCCCTATCCCGATTTTGATATTGCCGAACTATCCAACTATGCGAAGAGTAAAGGGGTAAAGATCATCATGCACCATGAAACATCAGCCTCCGTGACCAACTATGAACGTTGGATGGATACAGCTTATCGCCTGATGAAACAATTTAATTATGACGCGGTAAAAACCGGCTATGTGGGACGCATCATTCCCCGTGGTGAACACCACGATGGACAATGGATGGTAAAGCATTTTGAACGGGTGGCAGCCAAAACAGCACAATATGGCATTATGGTAGATATGCATGAATCGGTTCGGCTGACAGGTCTTCATCGCACGTACCCCAATTGGGTGGCGAGTGAGGCCGCCCGGGGAAATGAGTTCAATGCCTGGAGTGTAGGTAACCCTCCCGATCATGAGACCATCTTACCTTTTACCCGTTTGATCGGTGGGCCAATGGATTATACCCCCGGCATCTTCAAGATCAAAATGAGCCATTATAATCCGGATAAAAAGGAACAGGTACATACAACCCTGGCCAAACAATTGGCTTTGTATGTAACCATGTATAGTCCTTTGCAAATGGCGGCTGACCTGCCGGAGAATTATGAAGCCCGTCCGGATGCCTTTCAGTTTATCAAAGATGTGGCTGTGGACTGGGATGATACACGTATCCTGGAGGCCGAGCCCGGTGAATATTTAACCATTGCCCGGAAAGGAAAGAATTCATCTGCCTGGTTCATTGGCGCGATCACCGATGAAAAACCACGGGATGTATCCGTTAAACTGGACTTTTTAACTGAAGGAACCAAATACCTGGCTACGATCTATCGCGATGCCTCGGATGCTCATTGGCAAAACAATCCCGAAGCCTACGCCATCGACAAAATGATCGTGGATTCGAAATCGGGTATGTGGGTTAAACTGGCTGCCGGTGGTGGTGCTGCCATCAGCCTGGCACCCGCCACACCTGAGCAGATCAAAGAATTTGGAACAAAAAAGAAGAAAAAGAAATGA
- a CDS encoding MFS transporter — MWKNLSSFIRLRPVFAVSVLLACTSLLFGIWVGAIPEIKVRLGLSDGTLGLSLLLSPLGALTAVALSGRLFSRIAVGTWMVTGYLSLALIMIMLVNAPNLYVFWISLYLFGINGFFNGVSVNTTINAFEKKYNRKLMSTSHALYSIGGGISTGLVPLFVAGGLGPTWQILIMATFVASIVFFNRKHLLSHDEIIHSRSGLKFPSLSVLSISFICLVIFMSEGCVADWSAIYFREVIGAPKELLSLGYTGFAVAMTIGRLNGDGLVTRIGSKTVVIGGASLAAAGFLLVVLSSSAVPGIIGYILVGFGCSCIVPVLFSASGNIPGVKPVDGFAMVTTGGLIGFLAGPSLIGFISEKTNLSSGLILLVFMTALAAVIASRSKLLENKKMTGTNLEYDEPLY, encoded by the coding sequence ATGTGGAAAAACCTGTCCAGTTTCATCCGGCTCAGGCCTGTTTTTGCAGTCAGTGTATTACTGGCCTGTACCAGCCTGCTCTTTGGAATCTGGGTAGGCGCCATCCCGGAAATCAAAGTGCGACTGGGATTATCTGATGGCACACTGGGTTTATCCCTTCTCTTATCACCTCTTGGCGCTTTGACTGCTGTAGCATTATCAGGCAGATTGTTTAGCCGTATCGCGGTTGGAACCTGGATGGTTACTGGTTATCTCTCGCTGGCCTTGATCATGATCATGCTGGTCAATGCCCCCAATCTTTATGTCTTCTGGATCAGTTTATACCTCTTTGGCATCAATGGTTTTTTCAATGGGGTGTCGGTCAATACCACCATCAACGCGTTTGAAAAAAAATACAACCGCAAGTTGATGAGCACCAGCCACGCTTTGTATAGTATTGGCGGGGGCATCAGTACGGGACTAGTCCCTTTATTTGTAGCTGGCGGGTTGGGACCTACCTGGCAAATATTGATCATGGCCACGTTTGTGGCCTCAATTGTTTTTTTTAACCGAAAGCACTTATTGTCACATGATGAGATCATACATAGCCGGTCGGGATTGAAATTTCCATCGCTGAGTGTATTGAGCATATCTTTTATTTGTCTCGTGATCTTTATGTCGGAAGGTTGTGTCGCCGACTGGAGCGCCATCTATTTCCGCGAAGTGATTGGAGCCCCTAAGGAGTTATTAAGTCTTGGATACACCGGATTTGCTGTGGCCATGACGATAGGCCGGCTCAATGGAGACGGACTTGTTACCCGTATAGGAAGTAAGACCGTCGTTATCGGCGGAGCCTCCCTTGCAGCAGCCGGTTTTTTACTGGTGGTGCTTTCTTCATCTGCGGTGCCTGGCATTATCGGCTATATTCTGGTGGGGTTCGGTTGTTCCTGTATCGTACCGGTATTATTTAGTGCCTCAGGCAATATTCCCGGTGTAAAACCGGTGGATGGTTTTGCCATGGTCACCACCGGCGGGTTGATCGGTTTTTTAGCAGGGCCATCGCTGATCGGGTTTATTTCAGAGAAGACCAACCTGTCTTCCGGATTAATTTTACTGGTTTTTATGACCGCACTTGCGGCAGTTATCGCTTCACGAAGTAAATTGCTGGAGAATAAAAAAATGACAGGCACCAATTTAGAATACGATGAACCACTCTATTGA